A single Pyxicephalus adspersus chromosome 8, UCB_Pads_2.0, whole genome shotgun sequence DNA region contains:
- the LOC140337162 gene encoding uncharacterized protein, with translation MKSQGIIIDSKSPYASPIVVVRKKCGSIRLCVDYRTLNRRTIPDQYTLPRIEEALEALNGNCWFTVLDLRSPPQHSKEATEESRDHPSLDHHGGTESGLFYKGFCDAYFSRDLTTRGYQQDCAASNPHTVQALADMADCSIVPPPNANSAAGVPAKIIGDTAPPMNSNDYSFAEQKRPLDDGDQPEAKKVAPTNDTFPPQMLQMHQQQRNTSSSRRSCSNDPNVFCYICGEYSPQKLRRNITEFVKKAYLAYFGIKLGDQNKYWAPHMVCKTCVECLRQWKNGKLKSLKFGVPMVWRKPQNHDNDCYFCAVKVKGFNRYKKNKWEYPDLESARRPLPHGADVPIPVFSTLPDIPVSEMEDIQDLECNPGVSSGSEYEGSVSSNQQFSQEEFNDLIRDLSLSKQASELLASRLKEKNCLRPEVKVTVYRTREETFLPYFSEDGDFVY, from the exons ATGAAATCCCAAGGGATTATAATAGACAGTAAAAGTCCTTATGCTTCCCCCATTGTGGTGGTAAGGAAAAAATGTGGATCAATCCGCCTATGTGTAGACTACCGCACCCTGAATCGGAGAACCATACCAGACCAGTATACCTTGCCTAGAATTGAGGAGGCTCTTGAGGCCCTGAATGGGAACTGTTGGTTCACTGTGTTGGATTTACG AAGCCCACCACAACACTCAAAGGAGGCGACAGAAGAGTCACGTGACCATCCCTCACTCGATCACCACGGGGGAACTGAAAGCGGGCTTTTCTACAAAGGATTCTGTGACGCGTACTTCTCGCGAGACTTGACGACACGGGGTTACCAGCAGGACTGCGCGGCCTCAAATCCACACACGGTGCAGGCTCTTGCTGACATGGCTGACTGTTCTATTGTTCCACCACCGAACGCTAACTCAGCTGCCGGG GTTCCTGCTAAAATCATAGGAGACACAGCACCACCAATGAACTCCAATGACTATAGTTTTGCAGAGCAGAAAAGACCACTAGATGATGGAG ATCAGCCAGAGGCAAAGAAAGTAGCTCCAACAAATGACA CTTTTCCACCTCAGATGCTGCAAATGCATCAACAACAAAG aaatacgagttcttcaagaagaagttgttcaAATGatcccaatgtattttgctacatttgtggtgaatattctccgCAAAAactgagaagaaacattacagaatttgtgaaaaaagcatatcttgcatattttggtataaaactgggggaccaaaataagtattgggctccccatatggtatgcaaaacttgtgtagagtgtctacgtcagtggaaaaatggaaaactgaaaagtttgaaatttggtgtacctatggtatggcgaaaGCCCCAAAATCAtgataatgattgttatttttgtgctgtgaaagtaaaaggtttcaatcgttacaagaaaaacaagtgggagtaccctgatttggaatcagcaagacgacctctgccacatggtgctgatgttcccataccagtgttcagtacacttcctgatattcctgtatccgaaatggaggatatacaggatttggagtgtaatccaggagttagcagtggaagtgaatatgaaggaagtgtttcatcaaaccagcagttctcccaagaagagttcaatgatttaatacgtgacctaagtctgtcaaaacaagcatctgaacttttagcatccaggctcaaagaaaagaactgcctgagaccggaagttaaagtaactgtttataggacaagagaggagacattcctaccatatttcagtgaagatggagactttgtgtactga